From a region of the Bradyrhizobium sp. KBS0727 genome:
- a CDS encoding cbb3-type cytochrome c oxidase subunit 3: protein MKAILTVQNITSDFVTTFWTPLFVGIFIAIVTYALWPRNRAEFDEAARMPLREE from the coding sequence ATGAAAGCCATTCTAACGGTACAGAACATCACGTCGGATTTCGTCACGACGTTCTGGACACCGCTGTTTGTCGGAATCTTCATTGCGATCGTGACCTACGCGCTCTGGCCGCGCAACCGGGCCGAGTTCGACGAGGCGGCGAGAATGCCGTTGCGGGAGGAATGA
- the ccoP gene encoding cytochrome-c oxidase, cbb3-type subunit III has product MTEHNNDFDRVSGKTTTGHEWDGIRELNTPLPRWWVITFYLTIAWAIGYWVVYPAWPLLWSHTTGVLNYSSRADVAVELANLEKIRGDKMVALGAAPLAEIEKDPALLALARARGKTVFGDNCAPCHGSGGAGAKGYPNLNDDDWLWGGSLDQIMQTIQFGARSGHPKAHENTMLAFGKDGILKRDQIVTVANYVRSLSGLPTSPGYDKSAGAKIFADNCVSCHGDNARGNQELGAPDLTDKIWLYGSDEVTLIETITNGRGGVMPAWIGRLDPSTVKALAVYVHSLGGGK; this is encoded by the coding sequence ATGACCGAGCACAACAACGATTTCGATAGAGTCTCCGGCAAGACGACCACGGGCCACGAGTGGGATGGCATCAGGGAATTGAACACTCCGCTGCCGCGCTGGTGGGTCATCACGTTTTACCTGACCATCGCTTGGGCGATCGGCTATTGGGTGGTGTATCCGGCGTGGCCGTTGCTGTGGAGCCATACCACCGGCGTGCTGAATTACTCCTCGCGCGCGGATGTTGCCGTCGAACTTGCCAATCTGGAAAAGATCCGCGGCGACAAAATGGTCGCGCTTGGCGCAGCGCCGTTGGCGGAAATCGAGAAGGATCCTGCCTTGCTGGCGCTGGCACGGGCCCGCGGCAAGACGGTGTTCGGCGACAACTGCGCGCCATGCCACGGCTCCGGCGGCGCCGGTGCCAAGGGCTATCCCAACCTGAACGATGACGACTGGCTGTGGGGCGGCTCGCTCGATCAGATCATGCAGACGATCCAGTTCGGCGCCCGTTCCGGGCATCCGAAGGCTCACGAAAATACCATGCTGGCTTTTGGCAAGGATGGAATTCTCAAAAGGGATCAGATCGTCACCGTCGCCAACTACGTCCGGTCGCTGTCGGGTCTGCCGACCAGTCCCGGCTACGACAAGTCGGCTGGCGCGAAGATCTTCGCGGACAATTGCGTTTCATGCCACGGCGACAATGCCAGGGGTAACCAGGAGCTCGGCGCGCCCGACCTTACCGACAAGATTTGGCTCTACGGCTCGGACGAGGTGACGCTGATCGAGACCATCACGAATGGCCGCGGCGGCGTCATGCCGGCCTGGATAGGCCGTCTCGACCCTTCCACGGTCAAGGCGCTGGCCGTCTATGTTCACTCTCTCGGCGGAGGTAAGTGA
- a CDS encoding HPP family protein — protein MDNFIEQIVADHMTRDVQTVARSLTLRELGDRFEREDFNTYPVEENGQVVGLVSKFDHLACFILTPARMMPHYNDLMRRVVADIMTSDFIYVGTDTRLTRVLQLMVDHRIRSMPVIDNDQRLAGIISREDVMRALQRCTGSRAPLTR, from the coding sequence TTGGACAATTTCATCGAACAGATTGTTGCCGATCACATGACGCGCGACGTCCAGACGGTCGCTCGCAGCCTGACGCTGCGCGAACTCGGCGACCGCTTTGAACGAGAGGACTTCAATACCTACCCGGTCGAAGAAAACGGGCAAGTCGTCGGGCTGGTTTCGAAGTTCGACCACCTGGCTTGCTTCATCCTTACCCCGGCCCGCATGATGCCGCACTACAACGACCTGATGAGGCGCGTTGTCGCCGATATCATGACCTCGGACTTCATCTATGTCGGAACGGATACCAGGCTGACCAGGGTGCTTCAGCTCATGGTCGATCACCGCATCCGCAGCATGCCGGTGATCGATAACGATCAGCGGCTTGCGGGCATCATCTCACGCGAAGACGTGATGCGGGCGTTGCAGCGCTGTACCGGCAGCAGAGCGCCGCTTACCCGCTGA
- a CDS encoding cytochrome c, translating to MIRRILTPLALALVTLTQAVAASPDEQRGRTFALTNCARCHAVDRVSQSPLKIAPPFRVLHKRYPIETLAESLAEGIQTGHPTMPEFQLDPDQIHDLLSYLKTLE from the coding sequence ATGATTCGACGAATTCTAACACCGCTGGCGCTTGCGCTCGTCACGCTGACGCAGGCCGTCGCGGCTTCACCTGACGAACAGCGCGGCAGGACGTTCGCACTCACCAACTGCGCGCGATGTCACGCCGTCGATCGGGTCAGCCAAAGCCCGCTCAAGATCGCGCCGCCCTTCCGCGTGCTGCACAAACGTTATCCGATAGAGACCCTGGCTGAATCGCTCGCCGAAGGCATCCAGACGGGTCATCCGACCATGCCGGAGTTCCAGCTCGATCCCGATCAGATTCACGATCTGTTGTCGTATCTGAAGACGCTTGAATAA
- a CDS encoding response regulator transcription factor: MIYIVDDDYDVLSSLRFLLETEGFEVRTFRSGSALLGSSTRHDADCLVVDYKMAGIDGLELAERLRGLDVSAPIVMITGFPDENIASKASSVGVRQVLLKPNLEDNLVECVRNAINPASATNPGSTAGQP, from the coding sequence ATGATTTACATCGTCGACGATGACTACGATGTCCTTAGCTCGTTGCGATTTCTTTTGGAGACGGAGGGTTTCGAGGTCCGCACCTTCCGCAGCGGGTCCGCGTTGTTGGGGTCTTCCACCCGGCACGACGCGGATTGCCTGGTTGTCGACTACAAAATGGCGGGAATCGACGGGCTGGAGCTGGCCGAGCGGTTGCGGGGTCTCGACGTCAGCGCGCCGATCGTCATGATCACGGGCTTTCCCGACGAAAACATCGCGTCAAAGGCGAGTTCCGTCGGAGTGCGCCAAGTTCTTCTGAAGCCCAATCTCGAGGATAATCTGGTGGAATGCGTTCGAAACGCAATTAATCCGGCCTCCGCGACTAATCCGGGCTCCACGGCGGGCCAGCCCTGA
- the hemN gene encoding oxygen-independent coproporphyrinogen III oxidase produces the protein MNDIVRRYARLQVPRYTSYPTAAEFTPAVVSADQRRWLQDLDTSEAVSIYLHVPYCRELCLYCGCNTKKAMRDDVIATYRVALEREIALVIVALSGPVRIARLHWGGGTPSILGGEGLASVMKVLRSHFTFEDSFEHAIELDPRYVTPLLAESLKELGVNRASLGVQDVNPLVQAAIGRWQPMQDVEAAVLRLRAAGIGNLNFDLIYGLPLQTIDSLRKTCEIVATLSPDRIACYGYAHMPRLKANQRRIDESTLPGVDDRIDQAAAIAAEFLRHGFLKIGIDHFAKPDDALARAAMSGQLHRNFQGYTDDGRKTLIGLGASSISRFEDGYVQNISDVPSYVRAITDGRLASSRGCRLDAAEKQRARTIESLMCAFQADLDVTAPDMAFAEELALLQPLVDDGLVRIEGRVVTATDNGHQVVRVLAAAFDPHTRTDPARFSKAV, from the coding sequence GTGAACGATATTGTTCGCCGTTACGCCCGACTGCAGGTGCCGCGATATACGTCCTATCCGACGGCGGCCGAATTCACGCCAGCGGTGGTCTCCGCCGACCAGCGGCGGTGGTTGCAGGATCTGGACACGTCTGAGGCCGTTTCGATCTATCTGCATGTGCCGTATTGCCGCGAGCTCTGTCTTTACTGCGGCTGTAACACCAAGAAAGCGATGCGCGACGACGTCATCGCGACCTATCGCGTAGCGCTGGAACGCGAGATTGCACTGGTCATCGTCGCCTTGTCCGGACCGGTCCGAATCGCCCGGCTGCACTGGGGCGGCGGAACGCCGAGCATTCTGGGCGGCGAGGGACTCGCATCGGTGATGAAAGTCCTGCGCAGCCATTTCACCTTTGAGGATAGCTTCGAGCATGCCATCGAGCTCGATCCACGCTATGTGACGCCGTTGCTGGCGGAGAGCCTGAAGGAACTTGGTGTCAACCGCGCCAGTCTGGGCGTGCAGGACGTCAATCCCCTGGTGCAGGCGGCGATCGGCCGGTGGCAGCCGATGCAGGATGTCGAAGCCGCTGTGTTGCGGTTGAGAGCCGCCGGCATCGGCAATCTGAATTTCGACCTGATCTACGGATTGCCGCTGCAGACCATCGACTCGCTTCGCAAGACCTGCGAGATCGTCGCCACGCTGTCGCCGGACCGCATCGCCTGTTACGGCTATGCCCATATGCCGCGTCTGAAAGCCAATCAGCGGCGCATCGACGAAAGCACGCTCCCGGGCGTCGACGATCGCATCGATCAGGCCGCAGCTATCGCCGCGGAGTTCCTGCGCCACGGGTTTCTGAAGATCGGTATCGACCATTTTGCAAAACCGGACGACGCGTTGGCCCGGGCCGCGATGTCCGGGCAGCTGCATCGCAATTTCCAGGGATATACCGACGATGGCAGGAAAACCCTGATCGGCCTCGGAGCATCTTCGATTTCAAGATTTGAGGACGGATACGTCCAGAATATCTCCGACGTTCCAAGCTATGTTCGCGCCATTACCGATGGCCGCCTGGCGTCGTCGCGCGGTTGCCGGCTCGATGCCGCCGAAAAGCAGCGGGCCCGCACCATCGAAAGCCTGATGTGCGCGTTTCAGGCGGACCTCGACGTCACCGCGCCGGACATGGCGTTTGCCGAAGAGTTGGCGCTGCTGCAACCCTTGGTCGACGACGGCCTGGTACGCATTGAGGGCCGCGTTGTGACCGCCACCGATAACGGTCATCAGGTGGTGCGGGTGCTTGCGGCGGCATTCGATCCCCATACGCGCACTGATCCGGCGCGATTCAGCAAGGCCGTCTAG
- the fixL gene encoding sensor protein FixL — translation MIDVDRPFRSQNPLNRNVRNGVEGSGVGTWDFEFSTRELTWSNTTRKLFGISPDAPIDYDIFLSLLDLQDRDRTAHAVQESIDTGCNFDIQYRVHGHSDAGHWVRALGAIVADSDGAPTRLSGVMIDIDREKRLEDELRTRERHFRSILDTIPDAMIVIDEHGIMQFFSSAAERQFGYTEPEAIGKNISALMPEPDRSRHDGYLARYLRTGERRIIGIGRIVTGMRKDGTTFPMHLTIGEMQSGGRPYFTGFVRDLTEQQQTQARLQELQSELVHVSRLSAMGEMASALAHELNQPLSAISNYMKGSRRLLAGSTDVNAPKIEAALDRAAEQAIRAGDIIRRLRNFVAREASEKRVESLSKLIEEAGALGLTGAREQGVLLRFNLDPACDLVLADRVQIQQVLVNLFRNALEAMAASSYRELIAANARAADDMIEISVSDTGSGFGEDAHANLFQPFFTTKETGMGVGLSISRTIIETHGGRLWAETNKAGGATFRFTLPAASAKEVTDVAER, via the coding sequence ATGATTGACGTCGACCGTCCATTTCGCAGTCAGAATCCGCTCAATCGGAACGTGCGCAACGGTGTCGAGGGGTCCGGTGTCGGCACCTGGGATTTTGAGTTTTCGACCCGGGAATTGACCTGGTCCAACACAACACGGAAGCTTTTCGGCATCTCGCCGGACGCACCCATCGATTACGATATCTTCCTTTCGCTACTTGATCTGCAGGACCGCGATCGCACGGCGCACGCCGTGCAGGAGTCGATCGATACCGGGTGCAATTTCGATATTCAGTACCGGGTGCACGGGCATTCGGATGCGGGTCATTGGGTGCGCGCGCTCGGCGCCATTGTCGCCGACTCCGATGGCGCCCCAACCCGGCTGAGCGGCGTCATGATCGACATCGACCGCGAGAAGCGCCTCGAGGATGAGTTGAGGACACGCGAGCGGCATTTCCGCTCGATCTTGGACACGATCCCCGATGCTATGATCGTGATTGACGAGCACGGCATCATGCAGTTTTTCTCGAGCGCCGCCGAAAGGCAATTCGGCTACACCGAACCCGAGGCGATCGGCAAAAATATCAGCGCGCTGATGCCGGAGCCCGATCGCAGCCGCCATGACGGTTACCTCGCGCGCTATTTGCGGACCGGCGAACGGCGCATCATCGGCATCGGCCGTATCGTGACCGGGATGCGCAAGGACGGCACCACATTTCCGATGCACCTCACCATCGGCGAAATGCAATCGGGCGGACGACCCTACTTCACGGGTTTTGTGCGCGACCTCACCGAGCAACAACAGACGCAGGCACGGCTGCAGGAACTGCAATCCGAACTTGTCCATGTGTCGCGCCTCAGCGCGATGGGCGAGATGGCTTCCGCCCTCGCCCATGAACTCAATCAGCCGCTTTCCGCCATCAGCAATTACATGAAGGGATCGCGCCGGCTGCTGGCGGGCAGTACCGACGTCAACGCGCCGAAGATCGAGGCCGCGCTGGATCGTGCTGCGGAGCAGGCCATCCGTGCTGGCGACATCATCCGGCGCCTGCGTAACTTCGTCGCACGCGAGGCATCGGAAAAGCGCGTCGAGAGTCTCTCGAAGCTGATCGAGGAGGCCGGCGCGCTGGGGCTTACCGGCGCCCGTGAACAAGGGGTGTTGCTGCGCTTCAATCTCGACCCGGCGTGCGACCTGGTGCTCGCTGACCGGGTCCAGATTCAGCAGGTTTTGGTCAATCTGTTCCGCAACGCGCTGGAAGCGATGGCCGCTTCGTCGTACCGCGAGCTCATCGCCGCCAACGCCAGGGCCGCGGATGACATGATTGAAATTTCCGTGTCAGATACCGGATCTGGATTCGGCGAAGATGCCCATGCCAACCTGTTCCAGCCGTTCTTCACGACCAAGGAGACCGGCATGGGCGTCGGCCTTTCGATCAGCCGAACCATCATCGAAACCCATGGCGGCCGGTTGTGGGCCGAGACAAACAAAGCCGGTGGCGCGACGTTCCGCTTCACGCTGCCCGCGGCCTCTGCAAAGGAGGTGACCGATGTCGCAGAACGGTAA
- a CDS encoding CBS domain-containing protein, with amino-acid sequence MRAHQIMTRPVFTVLPDATILEAANLMLRRHISGLPVVDAAGKLVGIVSEGDFIRRSEIGTQRKRSRLSNFILGPGQAATDFVHERGSKIAEIMTHDPVTISEDTSLAAIVALMEKNKLKRLPVMRGENLVGIVSRSNLLQAVASLARQIPDPTADDDHIRDRIIDGLVRNDWCPQGLSVVVRDGVVHLSGIITDERSRQAAIVCAENISGVNKVHDHLCWVDPMSGLYFVAPEDEELAKAS; translated from the coding sequence ATGCGCGCGCATCAGATCATGACCCGGCCGGTCTTCACCGTCTTGCCGGACGCCACCATCCTCGAAGCCGCAAACCTCATGTTGCGGCGGCATATCAGCGGGCTTCCGGTGGTCGATGCGGCCGGGAAGCTGGTTGGCATCGTCTCGGAGGGTGATTTCATTCGCCGCAGCGAAATCGGCACCCAACGCAAGCGCAGCCGTCTCTCGAACTTCATTCTCGGCCCGGGTCAGGCGGCGACTGACTTCGTTCACGAGCGCGGCAGCAAGATCGCCGAGATCATGACGCATGATCCGGTGACGATCAGCGAGGATACTTCGCTCGCCGCTATCGTGGCGCTGATGGAGAAGAACAAGCTCAAGCGATTGCCGGTGATGCGCGGCGAAAATCTCGTCGGCATCGTGTCGCGCTCCAATCTGCTACAGGCGGTCGCGAGCCTTGCCCGCCAGATCCCCGACCCGACGGCTGACGACGATCACATTCGCGACCGCATCATCGATGGGCTCGTCAGGAACGACTGGTGTCCTCAGGGTCTCAGCGTCGTCGTCCGCGACGGCGTGGTGCATCTGAGTGGCATCATTACCGACGAACGTTCGAGGCAGGCCGCCATCGTCTGCGCGGAGAATATCTCCGGGGTGAACAAGGTCCACGACCATCTGTGCTGGGTCGATCCGATGTCCGGGCTGTACTTTGTCGCACCGGAAGACGAAGAACTCGCGAAGGCGAGTTAG
- the ccoN gene encoding cytochrome-c oxidase, cbb3-type subunit I — MTHGEAGLTLVFAATAFLCLFAAGKALDTAFAFHASLACAASLGAVFAILNRYYDRSAVLPPREINGRPNYNMGPVKFSAVMAMFWGIAGFAVGLLIASQLAWPALNFDLPWTSFGRLRPLHTSAVIFAFGGNVLIATSFYVVQKTCRTRLVGDLAPWFVVIGYNFFILIAGTGYLLGVTQSKEYAEPEWYADLWLTIVWVTYLLVFLMTIVKRKEPHIFVANWFYLAFIVTIAVLHLGNNPALPVSVFGSKSYIAWGGVQDAMFQWWYGHNAVGFFLTAGFLAIMYYFIPKRAERPVYSYRLSIIHFWAIIFLYIWAGPHHLHYTALPDWAQTLGMTFSIMLWMPSWGGMINGLMTLSGAWDKLRTDPVLRMLVVSVAFYGMATFEGPLMSIKVVNSLSHYTDWTIGHVHSGALGWVGFVSFGALYCLFPWLWDRKGLYSLKLVNWHFWIATIGIVLYISAMWVSGILQGLMWRAYTSLGFLEYSFIESVEAMHPFYIIRAAGGALFLIGALIMAYNLWMTVRVGEAEVQSPVALQPAE, encoded by the coding sequence ATGACGCATGGCGAAGCCGGTCTGACGCTGGTGTTTGCCGCGACGGCATTTCTGTGCCTCTTCGCCGCGGGAAAGGCGCTAGATACGGCGTTCGCCTTCCATGCGTCGCTGGCGTGCGCTGCCAGCCTGGGGGCTGTCTTTGCGATCCTGAATCGGTATTACGACCGTTCCGCGGTGCTGCCGCCCCGGGAGATCAACGGCCGACCCAATTACAATATGGGTCCGGTCAAGTTCTCGGCCGTGATGGCGATGTTCTGGGGTATTGCCGGTTTCGCGGTCGGGCTGCTGATCGCATCGCAGCTTGCCTGGCCGGCGCTCAATTTCGACTTGCCCTGGACCAGTTTTGGTCGTCTGCGGCCGCTACATACGTCGGCAGTGATCTTCGCATTCGGTGGCAATGTGTTGATCGCAACCTCGTTCTACGTGGTGCAGAAGACCTGCCGTACGCGTCTCGTTGGCGATCTCGCGCCGTGGTTCGTTGTCATCGGCTATAATTTCTTCATCCTGATCGCGGGCACGGGCTATCTGCTCGGCGTTACCCAATCCAAGGAATATGCCGAGCCGGAATGGTATGCGGATCTCTGGCTGACGATCGTCTGGGTGACCTATCTGCTGGTCTTCCTGATGACAATCGTGAAGCGGAAGGAACCGCATATCTTCGTCGCCAACTGGTTCTATCTCGCTTTCATCGTCACCATCGCCGTGCTGCATCTCGGCAACAATCCTGCACTGCCGGTGTCGGTGTTCGGCTCGAAATCCTACATCGCTTGGGGCGGCGTTCAGGATGCGATGTTCCAGTGGTGGTACGGCCATAACGCGGTCGGGTTCTTCCTCACCGCCGGCTTCCTCGCCATCATGTATTACTTCATCCCCAAAAGGGCCGAGCGGCCGGTCTATTCCTACCGGCTGTCGATCATCCATTTCTGGGCGATCATCTTCCTCTACATCTGGGCCGGGCCGCACCACCTTCACTACACGGCGCTGCCGGATTGGGCGCAAACGCTCGGTATGACGTTCTCAATCATGCTGTGGATGCCGTCCTGGGGTGGCATGATCAACGGCCTCATGACGCTGTCGGGCGCCTGGGACAAGCTGCGCACCGATCCCGTGCTCCGGATGCTGGTCGTGTCCGTCGCCTTCTACGGCATGGCCACCTTCGAAGGCCCGCTGATGTCGATCAAGGTGGTGAATTCGCTGAGCCACTACACCGACTGGACCATCGGCCATGTTCATTCCGGCGCGCTCGGCTGGGTCGGGTTCGTCTCGTTCGGCGCGCTGTACTGCCTGTTTCCCTGGTTGTGGGATCGCAAGGGGCTTTACAGCCTCAAGCTCGTCAACTGGCATTTCTGGATCGCGACCATCGGCATCGTGCTCTACATCTCGGCGATGTGGGTCTCGGGAATCCTGCAAGGCCTGATGTGGCGCGCCTACACTTCGCTCGGCTTCCTCGAATACTCCTTCATCGAATCCGTGGAAGCGATGCATCCGTTCTACATCATTCGCGCGGCGGGCGGCGCGCTGTTCCTGATCGGTGCGTTGATCATGGCCTATAATCTCTGGATGACGGTGCGTGTCGGCGAGGCGGAAGTGCAATCGCCCGTCGCGCTCCAGCCGGCGGAATGA
- a CDS encoding universal stress protein, with protein MDYKTVMVSLALDRPNEACLAVAGDLAERFGAWVIGIAAADLRPPLYFAEGGYAQKLFDEEAVIIRRRLSELEAEFRAGVGKRAKAVEWRSAQATPAPYILQQAKCADLLVVGARGEAIVDVRAAADPGILLMQAGRPLIVVPPAVGWFDFRSVLVAWKDVREARRAVFDALPILAAARDVTIAEIPEQGAHRAEALSHVADVAAWLLGHGIVARTVVPDSAAGVTEQLDGIAADVGAGAVIAGAYGRSRLSEWIFGGVTRRLIDPSAGRCSLLSH; from the coding sequence ATGGACTACAAGACAGTCATGGTCAGCTTGGCGTTGGACCGGCCGAACGAGGCTTGTCTCGCGGTGGCCGGTGATCTTGCCGAGCGTTTTGGGGCGTGGGTAATCGGCATCGCCGCGGCAGACCTCAGGCCGCCTTTGTATTTTGCCGAGGGCGGCTATGCGCAAAAGCTGTTCGACGAAGAGGCTGTCATTATTCGAAGGCGATTGTCCGAACTCGAGGCGGAGTTTCGTGCTGGTGTCGGAAAGCGCGCGAAAGCCGTTGAATGGCGCTCCGCGCAGGCAACACCGGCGCCGTACATCTTGCAGCAAGCGAAGTGCGCAGACCTCCTCGTGGTTGGCGCCCGCGGCGAGGCCATTGTCGACGTCCGTGCCGCCGCGGATCCCGGTATTCTCTTGATGCAGGCGGGCCGTCCTCTCATCGTCGTGCCGCCTGCAGTCGGATGGTTCGATTTCAGAAGTGTGCTGGTGGCATGGAAGGATGTGCGCGAAGCCCGCAGGGCGGTTTTCGATGCGTTGCCGATCCTCGCCGCGGCACGGGATGTGACGATCGCGGAAATTCCCGAACAAGGCGCCCATCGCGCCGAAGCGCTGTCACACGTCGCGGACGTGGCGGCGTGGCTGCTTGGCCACGGCATCGTCGCGCGTACCGTGGTTCCGGACTCGGCCGCCGGGGTTACCGAGCAGCTTGACGGGATTGCGGCAGACGTCGGGGCCGGCGCGGTCATTGCCGGTGCGTATGGCCGCTCGAGGCTCAGCGAATGGATTTTCGGGGGCGTGACGCGACGGCTCATCGATCCGTCGGCAGGCCGCTGTTCCCTGCTGTCACACTGA
- the ccoO gene encoding cytochrome-c oxidase, cbb3-type subunit II, with product MSFWSRHQIFEKNSIVLVGGILAVIAIGGLVEITPLFYLKSTIEVVDGIRPYTPLELTGRNVYVREGCYLCHSQMVRPLRDEVERYGHYSLAAESMYDHPFQWGSKRTGPDLARVGAKYSDEWHVTHLTNPRAIVPQSVMPGYAFLSKAEVDVAGIADHLRASRTVGVPYTDDQIANAAADLKAQTDPDSDGVDAFSKRYPKAAARNFDGRPGMPTEMDALVAYLQMLGTLVDFKLYNEKANLR from the coding sequence ATGTCATTCTGGAGCAGACACCAGATCTTCGAGAAGAACTCGATCGTCCTCGTCGGGGGGATTCTGGCGGTGATCGCGATTGGCGGCCTCGTCGAGATCACGCCGTTGTTCTATCTGAAGAGCACAATCGAAGTGGTCGACGGCATCAGGCCGTATACGCCGCTGGAACTCACTGGCCGCAACGTCTATGTCCGTGAAGGCTGCTATCTCTGCCACTCGCAGATGGTCCGGCCGTTGCGGGATGAAGTCGAGCGCTATGGCCATTACTCGCTCGCAGCCGAGAGTATGTACGACCACCCGTTTCAGTGGGGATCGAAGCGAACCGGTCCCGATCTCGCCCGCGTCGGCGCGAAATATTCCGATGAATGGCACGTCACGCATCTGACCAATCCTCGCGCGATCGTGCCGCAATCGGTAATGCCCGGATATGCCTTCCTGTCGAAGGCGGAGGTGGATGTTGCGGGGATCGCCGATCATCTACGCGCCAGCCGCACGGTCGGCGTACCCTATACGGACGACCAGATCGCCAACGCTGCGGCCGATCTCAAGGCCCAGACCGACCCCGACAGCGACGGCGTGGACGCGTTTTCCAAGCGCTACCCGAAAGCGGCTGCCCGGAATTTTGACGGCAGGCCAGGCATGCCGACCGAGATGGACGCGCTTGTCGCCTATCTGCAGATGTTGGGAACGCTGGTCGATTTCAAGCTCTACAACGAAAAAGCAAATCTTCGCTGA
- the fixJ gene encoding response regulator FixJ yields MSQNGKVYVIDDDAAMRDSLDFLLGSAGFSVRLFDSAQAFLNQLSSLEAGCVVTDIRMPGMDGMELLRQLNLGSGARKLPIIVMTGHGDVPLAVEAMKLGALDFLEKPFDDDRLIGMIATALTQNEGGAKNEALTADMAARVASLTQRERQVMQGLVNGQSNKVIAREYDISPRTVEVYRANVMTKMQAGNLSELVRFAIRAGVFED; encoded by the coding sequence ATGTCGCAGAACGGTAAAGTCTATGTCATCGACGACGATGCGGCGATGCGTGACTCGCTGGATTTCCTCCTCGGCTCGGCCGGCTTCAGTGTGCGCCTGTTCGATTCCGCGCAGGCCTTTCTGAACCAGCTTTCGAGCCTGGAGGCCGGTTGCGTGGTCACGGACATCCGTATGCCTGGCATGGACGGCATGGAGTTGCTGCGCCAACTGAATCTTGGCTCCGGCGCCCGCAAGCTTCCGATCATCGTCATGACCGGCCATGGCGACGTTCCCTTGGCGGTTGAGGCCATGAAGCTTGGCGCGCTCGACTTTCTCGAAAAGCCGTTCGACGATGACCGGCTGATCGGCATGATCGCGACCGCCCTCACGCAGAATGAAGGCGGCGCAAAGAACGAGGCGCTCACGGCCGACATGGCCGCACGGGTCGCCTCCCTCACCCAGCGCGAGCGCCAGGTAATGCAGGGGCTGGTGAACGGCCAATCGAACAAGGTGATCGCAAGGGAATACGATATCAGCCCGCGGACGGTGGAGGTCTACCGGGCCAACGTCATGACCAAGATGCAGGCGGGCAATCTTTCGGAGTTGGTCAGGTTTGCGATCCGGGCCGGGGTTTTCGAGGATTGA
- a CDS encoding Crp/Fnr family transcriptional regulator, translating into MIRTIAPNPNRVIFGRCSACAVRSLSICGALDQADLAEFERIARHVHLTRNEALFNAGQPATSVHNVTAGVARLYKLLPDGRRQVIGFAVPGDFLGTMPSERYGYSADAIEAISVCRFPADAFAHFIEHRPHFLLRINEFAARELMLAQEQMLLLGRRTAEEKVAAFLVGWRARLAHIGDERQTISLPMSRQDIADYLGLTIETVSRTLTRFAREKMLAIVTGGVHLIDPARAEAMAAA; encoded by the coding sequence ATGATACGAACCATCGCGCCAAATCCGAATCGCGTCATTTTCGGCCGTTGCTCGGCGTGCGCAGTCCGATCGCTCAGCATATGCGGCGCGCTCGACCAGGCCGACCTCGCCGAGTTCGAACGGATCGCTCGCCATGTTCATTTGACGCGCAACGAGGCGCTTTTCAATGCGGGACAGCCCGCCACTTCCGTCCACAACGTGACCGCGGGCGTTGCGCGCCTCTACAAGCTGTTGCCCGATGGGCGGCGGCAGGTAATCGGCTTCGCGGTGCCGGGAGATTTTCTCGGCACGATGCCATCGGAGCGTTACGGCTATTCGGCGGATGCGATCGAAGCCATTTCGGTGTGCCGCTTTCCTGCCGACGCGTTTGCGCATTTCATTGAACATCGACCGCATTTCCTGCTTCGGATCAACGAATTCGCGGCGCGCGAATTGATGCTGGCTCAGGAGCAGATGCTTTTACTTGGACGGCGTACCGCAGAAGAGAAGGTCGCGGCCTTTCTCGTCGGTTGGCGGGCGCGGCTGGCCCATATCGGCGACGAGCGGCAGACGATCTCCTTGCCGATGAGCCGGCAGGATATCGCCGATTACCTCGGGCTGACGATCGAGACGGTAAGCCGGACATTGACGCGGTTTGCGCGCGAAAAGATGCTGGCTATCGTCACCGGCGGTGTTCATCTGATCGACCCGGCACGCGCCGAGGCCATGGCCGCGGCGTGA